From Actinoplanes oblitus, a single genomic window includes:
- a CDS encoding arabinan endo-1,5-alpha-L-arabinosidase: MKSRFRTLLLVVTMLAIGAPPAAAATYPNPGVVTGSTGAHDPSIVKRPGGGYLLATTGDGITLKTSPDRTAFADAGKAFPNGTSWANAYTGGSASLWAPDLSYHGGKYLMYYAASTFGSSKSAIFLAASTTGAAGTWTDYGKVIESTASSNWNAIDPNLTVTASGEWWLTFGSFWSGIKMVKLNPSTGKRADGTMYNVAERFVNSKSVEAPFVFQHGGYYYLFMSFDFCCRGASSTYRIMVARSASITGPYKDRAGTLATAGGGTEILATHGGVYGPGHPAVFTDSDADVLVYHYYTSSGAAKLGINLLGWDAAGWPYVY, translated from the coding sequence ATGAAGTCTCGCTTCCGCACCCTGCTGCTGGTCGTGACGATGCTCGCGATCGGCGCCCCGCCCGCGGCCGCCGCCACCTATCCCAACCCCGGCGTGGTGACCGGGTCGACCGGCGCGCACGACCCGTCCATCGTCAAGCGGCCCGGCGGCGGTTACCTGCTCGCCACCACCGGCGACGGCATCACGCTGAAGACCTCGCCGGACCGGACGGCGTTCGCCGACGCCGGCAAGGCGTTCCCCAACGGCACCTCGTGGGCGAACGCCTACACCGGCGGCAGTGCCAGCCTCTGGGCACCGGACCTCTCCTACCACGGCGGTAAGTACCTGATGTACTACGCCGCCTCGACCTTCGGCTCCAGCAAGTCGGCGATCTTCCTGGCCGCCAGCACCACCGGTGCGGCCGGGACCTGGACCGATTACGGCAAGGTGATCGAGTCCACGGCGAGCAGCAACTGGAACGCCATCGACCCGAACCTGACGGTCACCGCCTCCGGCGAGTGGTGGCTGACCTTCGGCTCGTTCTGGTCCGGGATCAAGATGGTCAAGCTCAATCCGTCGACCGGCAAGCGCGCCGACGGCACCATGTACAACGTCGCCGAGCGGTTCGTGAACTCCAAGTCGGTCGAGGCGCCGTTCGTGTTCCAGCACGGCGGCTACTACTACCTGTTCATGTCCTTCGACTTCTGCTGCCGGGGCGCGTCCAGCACGTACCGCATCATGGTGGCCCGGTCGGCGTCGATCACCGGGCCCTACAAGGACCGGGCCGGCACACTGGCCACGGCGGGTGGCGGCACCGAGATCCTGGCGACGCACGGCGGTGTCTACGGCCCCGGGCATCCGGCGGTGTTCACCGACAGCGACGCCGACGTGCTGGTCTACCACTACTACACGTCGTCCGGCGCGGCGAAGCTCGGGATCAACCTGCTCGGGTGGGACGCCGCGGGCTGGCCCTACGTCTACTGA
- a CDS encoding GlsB/YeaQ/YmgE family stress response membrane protein — protein MDGQDYLAAIVFGAIIGVVARIVLPGRQNIGLIATVLIGMGAAVAGTWASDRWNLHSDHMFTVSGRTFDWAVVGVQVAIAVVGVGLAAMIARQFTTDHHRG, from the coding sequence GTGGACGGTCAGGACTATCTGGCGGCGATCGTGTTCGGGGCGATCATCGGGGTGGTGGCCCGCATCGTGTTGCCGGGCCGGCAGAACATCGGGCTGATCGCCACCGTGCTGATCGGCATGGGGGCCGCGGTTGCCGGCACCTGGGCGTCCGACCGGTGGAACCTGCACAGCGACCACATGTTCACGGTGTCCGGGCGGACCTTCGACTGGGCCGTGGTCGGGGTGCAGGTCGCCATCGCGGTGGTCGGCGTCGGTCTCGCCGCGATGATCGCGCGGCAGTTCACCACCGATCATCACCGGGGCTAG
- a CDS encoding APC family permease, translated as MSIDKFGYQQQLRRELRIRDLIAYGLVFMVVIAPFGIFGSVFQASGGMVALAYVVGAAAMILTASSYGVMVQKYPVAGSVYGYAGRAIAPAVGFLTGWAILLDYVCIPLLLSLVAGAAMNSIVTSVPVWAWVIIFVLVNTVTNVLGIKTTKLLNWLFLAAELVILVIFLIFGLKAIADGKGHGFSLDPFYNGSTSFTWSLVLGGVSIGMLSYLGFDALGLLAEDAADGARTIRRAMYLSLAVVAALFVAQTYVAALLVPDPAGLIANGDPAGSAFYDAAEVAGGAWLAKLTALATALAWGIANNMVAQVATSRLLMAMSRDGQLPKFLSRVSLTRSVPTNAILTTAVISLGIGLWMASRDDGITLMSAMVNFGAMIAFIVLHVCVIWEWVKNGRQGNPLSNLVVPVLGAAVLIAVIWNGNLLAQTVGLIWLGVGAVVLVVLLATGRKPTLPEVPGDDEPLTPAKAVENV; from the coding sequence ATGTCCATCGATAAATTCGGCTACCAGCAGCAACTGCGGCGCGAGTTGCGGATTCGCGACCTGATCGCGTACGGCCTGGTCTTCATGGTGGTGATCGCGCCGTTCGGCATCTTCGGCAGCGTGTTCCAGGCCAGCGGCGGCATGGTGGCGCTGGCCTACGTGGTCGGCGCGGCTGCCATGATCCTCACCGCCTCGTCGTACGGCGTCATGGTCCAGAAGTACCCGGTGGCCGGCTCGGTCTACGGCTACGCCGGCCGGGCCATCGCGCCCGCCGTCGGCTTCCTCACCGGCTGGGCCATCCTGCTCGACTACGTCTGCATCCCGCTACTGCTGTCACTGGTGGCCGGCGCGGCGATGAACTCGATCGTGACCAGCGTCCCGGTCTGGGCCTGGGTGATCATCTTCGTCCTGGTGAACACCGTGACGAACGTGCTCGGCATCAAGACCACCAAGCTGCTCAACTGGCTGTTCCTCGCCGCCGAGCTGGTCATCCTGGTGATCTTCCTGATCTTCGGGCTGAAGGCGATCGCGGACGGCAAGGGCCACGGCTTCAGCCTCGACCCGTTCTACAACGGCAGCACCAGCTTCACCTGGTCGCTGGTGCTCGGCGGGGTCTCCATCGGCATGCTGTCCTACCTCGGCTTCGACGCGCTCGGCCTGCTCGCCGAGGACGCCGCGGACGGCGCCCGGACCATCCGCCGCGCCATGTACCTGTCGCTGGCGGTGGTGGCCGCCCTGTTCGTGGCGCAGACCTACGTCGCCGCGCTGCTGGTGCCGGACCCGGCCGGGCTGATCGCCAACGGCGACCCGGCGGGTTCCGCCTTCTACGACGCGGCAGAGGTCGCCGGTGGCGCGTGGCTCGCCAAGCTGACGGCGCTCGCCACCGCGCTGGCCTGGGGTATCGCCAACAACATGGTCGCCCAGGTGGCCACCAGTCGCCTGCTGATGGCGATGTCCCGGGACGGGCAGCTGCCCAAGTTCCTCTCCCGGGTGTCGCTGACCCGCTCGGTGCCCACCAACGCGATCCTCACCACGGCCGTCATCTCGCTCGGCATCGGCCTGTGGATGGCCAGCCGCGACGACGGCATCACGCTGATGAGCGCCATGGTCAACTTCGGTGCCATGATCGCGTTCATCGTGTTGCACGTCTGCGTGATCTGGGAGTGGGTCAAGAACGGCCGGCAGGGCAACCCGCTGAGCAACCTGGTGGTCCCGGTGCTCGGCGCGGCGGTCCTGATCGCGGTGATCTGGAACGGCAACCTGCTGGCCCAGACCGTCGGCCTGATCTGGCTCGGCGTCGGCGCGGTGGTGCTGGTCGTGCTGCTGGCCACCGGCCGCAAGCCGACCCTGCCCGAGGTGCCCGGCGACGACGAGCCGCTCACCCCGGCCAAGGCGGTGGAGAATGTCTGA
- a CDS encoding EamA family transporter — MKLTPQSTGLVAAVVSAASFGTSGAFVKPLLEAGWSPAAAVTARALGAGLLLLPFVLVGLHGRWAVVWRARWRLLGMGLIAVAFTQLAYFAAIRRVPVSTALLIEYLAPLLLVLWAWATTRRLPRPAVLLGSVLAIGGLVLVIGPGALRAVDVLGLALAFAAAVGCAVYFLVAARPADGLPPVALAGLGLLLGGATLGLIGLTGLVPMTADFGDVTLLGAPAPWWVPLAVVVVFGTAIAYASGIFGSGRLGSRLASFVGLLEVIFASVFAWLVLGENLTVLQILGGALILAGIATIPAETPPVTIEPTREPAVPPVPARSQQ, encoded by the coding sequence GTGAAGCTCACCCCGCAATCCACCGGCCTGGTCGCCGCTGTCGTGTCGGCCGCCTCGTTCGGCACGTCCGGCGCCTTCGTCAAGCCGCTGCTGGAGGCGGGCTGGTCGCCGGCCGCCGCGGTCACCGCCCGGGCGCTCGGCGCCGGCCTCCTGCTGCTGCCGTTCGTCCTGGTCGGCCTGCACGGCCGCTGGGCGGTGGTGTGGCGGGCGCGCTGGCGGCTGCTCGGCATGGGGCTGATCGCCGTGGCGTTCACCCAGCTCGCCTACTTCGCGGCCATCCGCCGCGTGCCGGTCTCCACCGCCCTGCTGATCGAATACCTGGCGCCGCTGCTGCTGGTCCTCTGGGCCTGGGCCACCACCCGCCGCCTGCCCCGCCCGGCCGTGCTGCTCGGCTCGGTGCTCGCCATCGGCGGCCTAGTCCTGGTGATCGGCCCGGGCGCGCTGCGCGCCGTCGACGTCCTCGGCCTGGCGCTGGCCTTCGCGGCGGCGGTGGGCTGCGCCGTCTACTTCCTGGTCGCCGCCCGCCCGGCCGACGGCCTGCCGCCGGTCGCCCTGGCCGGCCTGGGTCTGCTGCTCGGCGGTGCCACGCTCGGCCTGATCGGCCTGACCGGCCTGGTCCCGATGACCGCCGACTTCGGTGACGTGACGCTGCTCGGCGCCCCGGCCCCGTGGTGGGTGCCGCTCGCCGTGGTCGTCGTCTTCGGCACCGCCATCGCCTACGCCTCGGGCATCTTCGGCTCCGGCCGCCTCGGCTCGCGGCTGGCCTCGTTCGTCGGCCTCCTGGAGGTCATCTTCGCCTCCGTCTTCGCCTGGCTGGTGCTCGGCGAGAACCTGACCGTCCTGCAGATCCTCGGCGGCGCCCTGATCCTCGCCGGCATCGCCACCATCCCCGCCGAAACGCCCCCGGTCACCATCGAGCCCACCCGCGAACCGGCGGTCCCTCCGGTCCCGGCCCGCTCCCAGCAGTAG
- a CDS encoding GOLPH3/VPS74 family protein encodes MWRPGLDPTLVREQFYLLAHDETRQMRPHLHLPALSAGLAGATVMDLLIAQRVTVESGSLRPDWYQRSSTGDPITDDVLALIMQAAPGPPLPVLIRAASGGLYERTTAALVHKGVIVEGPPRRWRKGREYAIAHEGIAVRARARVGYRMEGRDGPSPEADSLCTLVSALNLHAVLVRGTRSEVEPLLQRVIRDLPENAAGHPIGEAAAVAAAVLKVIQDMATSAMM; translated from the coding sequence ATGTGGCGTCCCGGACTCGACCCGACCCTCGTTCGTGAGCAGTTCTACCTGCTGGCTCACGACGAAACCCGGCAGATGCGGCCTCACCTGCATCTGCCGGCCCTGTCCGCCGGCCTGGCCGGCGCGACGGTGATGGATCTCCTGATCGCACAACGGGTGACAGTCGAGTCCGGGTCGCTGCGCCCGGACTGGTACCAGCGTTCCTCCACCGGCGACCCGATCACCGACGACGTCCTGGCCCTGATCATGCAGGCCGCCCCGGGCCCGCCCCTGCCGGTCCTGATCCGCGCCGCCTCCGGCGGCCTGTACGAACGCACCACCGCCGCCCTGGTCCACAAGGGCGTGATCGTGGAGGGCCCGCCCCGCCGCTGGCGCAAGGGCCGCGAGTACGCGATCGCCCACGAGGGCATCGCGGTCCGCGCCCGCGCCCGTGTCGGTTACCGCATGGAGGGCCGGGACGGCCCGTCCCCGGAAGCCGACAGCCTGTGCACCCTGGTGTCGGCGCTGAACCTGCACGCGGTACTGGTCCGCGGCACCCGCTCCGAGGTGGAGCCGCTGCTCCAGCGCGTGATCCGGGACCTCCCGGAGAACGCGGCCGGCCACCCGATCGGCGAGGCCGCCGCGGTCGCCGCCGCCGTCCTCAAGGTCATCCAGGACATGGCCACCTCCGCCATGATGTGA
- a CDS encoding acetamidase/formamidase family protein, giving the protein MSEPLHLPADPGQYGYTFGGREAVASVKPGDTVTLRTLDCFGGKVRSVDDLPSQVCEFPYLNPVTGPLYVEGAQPGDTLAVHVVSLTPASPVGISSTFPHFGALTSTGYTRTLQAPLEERVWLYDIDLAAGTVRYQARRSDFTVDLPLAPMLGTVGVAPAANEVRQTIVPDVHGGNLDTPLLGPGATLYLGVNVPGALLALGDGHARQGDGEVCGVAVEVAMDVTIRVDVISGVPTGTPRLETDSELVSLGAARPLEDAFRISQDDLVRHVAELTGLDLLDAYQLVSQTTSARAGNVVDPQYVMSAGIDKRYLPGVTAYRGIHERLRNG; this is encoded by the coding sequence ATGTCTGAGCCGCTGCACCTGCCGGCCGACCCCGGCCAGTACGGCTACACGTTCGGCGGCCGCGAGGCGGTCGCCTCGGTCAAGCCGGGCGACACGGTCACCCTGCGCACCCTGGACTGCTTCGGCGGCAAGGTGCGCTCGGTCGACGACCTGCCCAGCCAGGTCTGCGAGTTTCCGTACCTGAACCCGGTCACCGGCCCGCTCTACGTCGAGGGCGCCCAGCCGGGGGACACCCTGGCCGTGCACGTCGTGTCGCTCACGCCGGCCTCGCCGGTCGGTATCTCGTCGACGTTCCCGCACTTCGGGGCGCTCACCTCGACCGGGTACACGCGTACCCTGCAGGCGCCGCTCGAGGAGCGGGTCTGGCTCTACGACATCGATCTCGCCGCCGGCACGGTCCGGTACCAGGCCCGCCGGAGCGACTTCACCGTCGACCTGCCGCTCGCCCCGATGCTCGGCACCGTCGGCGTCGCACCGGCCGCCAACGAGGTACGCCAGACCATCGTCCCGGACGTGCACGGCGGCAACCTGGACACCCCGCTGCTCGGTCCGGGCGCCACCCTCTACCTCGGCGTGAACGTGCCGGGCGCGCTGCTCGCGCTCGGCGACGGCCACGCCCGGCAGGGCGACGGCGAGGTGTGCGGCGTCGCGGTCGAGGTGGCCATGGACGTCACCATCCGGGTCGACGTCATCTCCGGCGTGCCGACCGGCACCCCGCGGCTGGAGACCGACAGCGAGCTGGTGTCGCTGGGCGCGGCCCGCCCGCTCGAGGACGCGTTCCGGATCAGCCAGGACGACCTGGTCCGGCACGTGGCCGAGCTGACCGGGCTGGACCTGCTCGACGCGTACCAGCTGGTCTCCCAGACGACCAGCGCCCGGGCCGGCAACGTGGTCGACCCGCAGTACGTGATGAGCGCCGGCATCGACAAGAGGTACCTTCCCGGGGTGACCGCGTACCGCGGCATCCACGAGCGACTGCGAAACGGCTGA
- a CDS encoding CHAT domain-containing protein encodes MPTRLSDRELEELSRLFPPGRPLTAKLLRHAGISGTLLPATAGITPFEYWSAVDDAIADGMIPDGRRSILGAALAVYPHNGVLGAGRWTVLFVGSSPDGTRRLRADRELRAIRELSGPFELRHRTAAAAGDLTAVRVERPDILHLSCHGDGGRLVFEGGDGKPETVSAADLAEALAAYREDLDLRLRGIVLNCCFGEVAAELLRGHADEVVAHRLELDDGCAVRFARELYAALPDAKSLAGAARVAVRELVLTDAGCRSLGQDLLVYDGSAG; translated from the coding sequence ATGCCCACTCGGCTCAGTGACCGCGAACTCGAAGAATTGTCCCGCCTTTTTCCGCCCGGCCGGCCGCTGACCGCGAAACTCCTTCGCCATGCCGGAATCAGCGGCACGCTGCTGCCGGCCACGGCCGGTATCACGCCGTTCGAATACTGGTCCGCCGTCGACGACGCGATCGCCGACGGGATGATTCCGGACGGCCGGCGCAGCATTCTCGGCGCCGCGCTCGCGGTGTATCCGCACAACGGTGTGCTCGGCGCCGGGCGGTGGACGGTGCTCTTCGTGGGCAGCAGCCCGGACGGGACGCGGCGGCTGCGCGCCGACCGGGAGCTGCGGGCGATCCGGGAGCTGAGCGGGCCGTTCGAGCTGCGGCACCGGACCGCGGCGGCCGCCGGCGACCTGACCGCGGTGCGCGTCGAGCGACCGGACATCCTGCACCTGAGCTGCCACGGGGACGGCGGCCGGCTGGTCTTCGAGGGCGGCGACGGCAAGCCGGAGACGGTGTCCGCGGCGGATCTCGCGGAGGCGCTCGCGGCGTACCGCGAAGATCTTGATCTGCGGTTGCGCGGGATCGTGCTGAACTGCTGCTTCGGCGAGGTGGCGGCGGAGCTGCTGCGCGGGCACGCGGACGAGGTGGTGGCGCACCGGCTGGAGCTGGACGACGGGTGCGCGGTGCGGTTCGCGCGCGAGCTGTACGCCGCGCTGCCGGACGCGAAATCCCTGGCCGGGGCCGCTCGGGTCGCGGTCCGCGAGCTGGTGCTGACCGATGCCGGTTGCCGTTCGCTGGGGCAGGACCTGCTGGTGTACGACGGGTCCGCCGGGTGA
- a CDS encoding YdeI/OmpD-associated family protein gives MAETLELTLTLQSRGPAGAFVLSDEQVAAVGDGRKAFPVRVTVNGVTLPLRLARMGGENLIGLAKAARAQAGVEIGADYPVTIAAETAERTVETPPDLQAALAGDAEALAAYEKLALSHRKEFVRWITEAKRTATREQRVAKTIEMLHAGQTR, from the coding sequence GTGGCGGAGACACTGGAACTGACGCTGACACTGCAATCGCGCGGCCCGGCCGGGGCCTTCGTCCTCTCCGACGAGCAGGTGGCTGCCGTCGGGGACGGGCGCAAGGCCTTCCCGGTCCGGGTCACCGTGAACGGGGTGACCCTCCCGCTGCGCCTGGCCCGGATGGGCGGGGAGAACCTGATCGGCCTGGCCAAGGCGGCGCGGGCCCAGGCCGGCGTGGAGATCGGCGCGGACTACCCGGTGACGATCGCCGCCGAGACCGCGGAGCGCACCGTCGAGACCCCGCCGGATCTCCAGGCGGCGCTGGCCGGGGACGCCGAGGCGCTGGCGGCGTACGAGAAATTGGCCTTGTCCCATCGCAAGGAGTTCGTCCGCTGGATCACCGAGGCCAAGCGCACGGCCACCCGGGAGCAGCGGGTCGCCAAGACCATCGAGATGCTGCACGCCGGCCAGACCCGTTGA
- a CDS encoding CGNR zinc finger domain-containing protein — protein sequence MLFAPDTEEALEFATVLANTAPDASRSGADELATVADLARLLETCSFSGRIDRDEAEVREVRQARAQIREVWTLGRDEAVPAVNRMLREARALPYLTRHDGSDWHMHATEPDAPLAERIRVEAALALIDVIRMNETDRLRVCAADDCAGIFVDLSRNGSKRFCSVRCGNRMNMVAFRARKAGERA from the coding sequence TTGCTGTTTGCCCCTGACACGGAGGAGGCGCTGGAGTTCGCGACGGTGCTCGCCAACACCGCGCCGGACGCCTCCCGCTCCGGCGCCGACGAACTCGCCACCGTCGCCGACCTGGCCCGGCTGCTGGAGACGTGCTCGTTCTCCGGGCGGATCGACCGGGACGAGGCCGAAGTACGTGAGGTCCGGCAGGCCCGGGCCCAGATCCGCGAGGTGTGGACGCTCGGGCGCGACGAGGCGGTCCCCGCGGTCAACCGGATGCTGCGCGAGGCGCGGGCGCTGCCCTACCTGACCCGGCACGACGGGTCGGACTGGCACATGCACGCCACCGAGCCGGACGCCCCGCTGGCCGAGCGGATCCGGGTGGAGGCCGCGCTCGCCCTGATCGACGTGATCCGGATGAACGAGACCGACCGGCTGCGGGTCTGCGCGGCCGACGACTGCGCCGGCATCTTCGTCGACCTGTCCCGCAACGGCTCGAAACGGTTCTGCTCGGTCCGCTGCGGCAACCGGATGAACATGGTCGCGTTCCGCGCCCGCAAAGCCGGCGAACGAGCCTGA
- a CDS encoding site-specific integrase, whose product MPLSAGLCRACTADIATHGPGTLDQPWTQLWLGGPFTVRTVAPASRGVERSAMPPVSAALVDPAQEALFDLPRDWTAVDLALLPALSERAQNLVDQFAALATDQRWTDGPRSEGLRTLRILFACLGANAPILETEIMRLVTTYPGLGGKRVITFLAERNLLLPDPANQIDSNQQTVERALDAMPAAFADDVRRWVTVLRGEGRRHHQPKTWHTIKNYIYFVRPVLLDWQHEVAGLREVTRDHVDLAIKQRKGNIARGIHVGLRSLFRALKQERIIFRDPTRGIVVSAVLILPKNIPSDRLRGLLDQAHRPVTKVVLVLAAVHGLRPTDINRALLEDLDLSAGRLVIRRATGRHLIHLDELTHGIIAAWLRHRRERWPESTNPHLVVSRQTAMDARRQSTSPSTLLTMVEPFGVTVSALRADRILDEARQTADPVGLMRLFGICDGTAMKYIYAAHPERQSEMIR is encoded by the coding sequence TTGCCGCTGAGCGCCGGGCTCTGCAGAGCCTGCACTGCCGACATCGCCACCCACGGGCCCGGCACGCTCGATCAGCCGTGGACCCAGCTCTGGCTCGGCGGACCGTTTACCGTGCGCACGGTCGCCCCGGCCAGCCGGGGCGTCGAGCGATCCGCGATGCCGCCTGTCAGCGCGGCACTGGTCGACCCGGCTCAAGAGGCACTGTTCGATCTGCCTCGCGACTGGACCGCCGTTGATCTCGCCCTCCTGCCGGCGCTCTCAGAACGCGCGCAGAACCTCGTCGACCAGTTCGCAGCCCTCGCCACCGACCAACGTTGGACCGACGGCCCACGATCAGAGGGCCTACGGACCCTGCGTATTCTGTTCGCCTGCCTCGGCGCCAACGCACCGATCCTCGAGACCGAGATCATGAGGCTGGTCACGACCTATCCTGGGCTCGGCGGCAAACGGGTGATCACCTTCCTCGCCGAGCGGAACCTACTTCTGCCGGACCCGGCCAATCAGATCGACTCCAACCAGCAAACGGTGGAACGAGCCCTCGACGCTATGCCGGCCGCGTTTGCCGACGACGTCCGACGCTGGGTGACGGTTCTGCGGGGCGAGGGCCGGCGCCACCACCAGCCGAAGACGTGGCACACGATCAAGAACTACATCTACTTCGTTCGGCCCGTGCTGCTCGACTGGCAACATGAAGTCGCCGGTCTGCGCGAGGTCACCCGCGATCATGTCGACCTCGCCATCAAGCAGCGCAAGGGCAACATCGCCCGCGGGATCCACGTCGGGCTACGTAGCCTGTTTCGGGCGCTGAAGCAGGAGCGGATCATCTTCCGCGACCCCACCAGGGGCATCGTCGTGTCCGCCGTGCTGATCCTGCCGAAGAACATCCCCTCCGACCGGCTCCGCGGCCTGCTCGATCAGGCCCACCGCCCCGTCACCAAGGTCGTCTTGGTCCTGGCTGCGGTCCACGGGCTGCGTCCCACCGACATCAACCGAGCGCTCTTGGAAGACCTGGACCTTTCCGCCGGCCGGCTCGTCATCCGCCGAGCGACCGGTCGCCACCTGATCCACCTCGACGAACTTACCCACGGAATCATCGCCGCGTGGCTGCGCCACCGCCGCGAACGATGGCCGGAGTCGACCAACCCACACCTGGTGGTCAGCCGCCAAACCGCGATGGACGCCCGGCGGCAGAGCACCAGTCCTTCGACGCTCCTTACTATGGTCGAGCCCTTCGGCGTGACCGTTTCCGCGCTGCGGGCCGACCGCATCCTCGACGAGGCCAGGCAGACCGCCGATCCCGTCGGCCTGATGCGGCTGTTCGGCATCTGCGACGGCACCGCGATGAAGTACATCTACGCCGCCCATCCCGAACGCCAGAGCGAGATGATCCGCTAA
- a CDS encoding GMC family oxidoreductase N-terminal domain-containing protein, protein MTPDQMTVLRLLCDTVVPPIDNPDDADGFWARRATDLGVDQALLVTLPPEQLPLIADLLDDLAAQGFLTAAQAGREQILAALADAVAPLTAAILLLYYGLTDAHGTNPNWARLGYPGPAAPVPPAESPAITPLRPDGDLDLRADVVVIGSGAGGGLIAGRLAATGARVVVLEAGRYRTEADFHQLELLAYRNSYRRGGPTPTGDLNVTLMAGAGLGGGTVINWTNCIRTTDRVRRQWAEHGLTDLTTPAYDKHLDLVWRELSVNDRCSEFNGPHEAMHRGAEALGWSFATAFRNWDEKRHDTLIAGHLGFGDPSGAKRSTLKVYLEPAVTEHGARVVDGCRVDRIFTEHGRAAGVVGHWTSEDGTESGNVRVIAPTVVLAAGSLDSPGVLLRSGIGGPAAGRYLRLHPCTVTLGDYGTDMRGWSGPPQAALVDEFAAVEDGYGFLMESVQYTTGLGASALPYTTGAEHKRAMADYKNFVSFIGLVRDRGHGRVTVDDSGETTAWYSVDDELDRRNSQRAIEAQIRLHHAAGARGVRVLARGLAPWDAASGEDLAAYVARAREIPLRAGGAVLFSAHQMGSCRMGDDPATSVADPRGELHDTPGVWIGDASAFPTASGTNPMITIMALASRTAEHITNT, encoded by the coding sequence GTGACCCCGGATCAGATGACGGTGCTGCGGCTGCTCTGCGACACCGTGGTTCCCCCGATCGACAACCCCGACGACGCCGACGGCTTCTGGGCGCGCCGCGCCACCGACCTCGGGGTCGACCAGGCGCTGCTCGTCACCCTCCCGCCGGAGCAGCTGCCGCTGATCGCCGACCTGCTCGACGACCTCGCCGCGCAGGGCTTCCTGACCGCCGCCCAGGCCGGGCGGGAGCAGATCCTGGCCGCCCTGGCCGACGCCGTCGCCCCGCTCACCGCGGCGATCCTGCTGCTGTACTACGGCCTGACCGACGCGCACGGCACCAATCCCAACTGGGCCCGCCTCGGCTATCCCGGCCCGGCCGCCCCGGTCCCGCCGGCCGAGTCACCCGCGATCACCCCGCTGCGCCCGGACGGCGACCTCGACCTGCGGGCCGACGTCGTGGTGATCGGCTCCGGCGCCGGCGGTGGCCTGATCGCCGGCCGGCTCGCCGCCACCGGCGCCCGGGTGGTGGTCCTGGAGGCCGGCCGGTACCGCACCGAGGCCGACTTCCACCAGCTCGAGCTGCTGGCGTACCGGAACTCCTACCGGCGGGGCGGACCGACCCCGACCGGCGACCTCAACGTCACCCTGATGGCCGGGGCCGGGCTCGGCGGCGGCACCGTGATCAACTGGACGAACTGCATCCGCACCACCGACCGGGTCCGCCGGCAGTGGGCCGAGCACGGTCTCACCGACCTGACCACCCCCGCCTACGACAAGCACCTCGACCTGGTCTGGCGGGAGCTGTCGGTGAACGACCGCTGCTCGGAGTTCAACGGCCCGCACGAGGCGATGCACCGCGGGGCGGAGGCGCTCGGCTGGTCGTTCGCCACCGCGTTCCGCAACTGGGACGAGAAGCGGCACGACACGCTGATCGCCGGGCACCTCGGCTTCGGTGACCCGTCCGGCGCGAAACGGTCGACGCTCAAGGTCTACCTGGAGCCGGCCGTCACCGAGCACGGCGCCCGGGTCGTCGACGGCTGCCGGGTCGACCGGATCTTCACCGAGCACGGCCGCGCGGCCGGCGTGGTCGGCCACTGGACCAGCGAGGACGGCACCGAGTCGGGCAACGTCCGGGTGATCGCGCCCACCGTCGTGCTCGCCGCCGGTTCGCTGGACTCGCCCGGCGTGCTGCTGCGCTCCGGGATCGGCGGCCCGGCGGCCGGGCGATACCTGCGGCTGCACCCGTGCACCGTCACCCTCGGCGACTACGGCACCGACATGCGGGGCTGGTCGGGTCCGCCGCAGGCGGCGCTGGTCGACGAGTTCGCGGCGGTCGAGGACGGTTACGGCTTCCTGATGGAGAGCGTGCAGTACACCACGGGGCTGGGCGCGTCGGCGCTGCCGTACACCACCGGCGCCGAGCACAAGCGGGCGATGGCCGACTACAAGAACTTCGTCTCGTTCATCGGCCTGGTCCGTGACCGAGGGCACGGCCGGGTCACCGTCGACGACTCCGGTGAGACCACCGCCTGGTACTCCGTCGACGACGAGCTGGACCGGCGCAACTCGCAGCGGGCCATCGAGGCCCAGATCCGCCTGCACCACGCCGCCGGCGCGCGGGGTGTCCGGGTGCTCGCCCGCGGCCTGGCTCCCTGGGACGCCGCGTCCGGCGAGGACCTGGCGGCCTACGTCGCCCGGGCCCGCGAGATCCCGCTGCGGGCCGGCGGCGCCGTGCTGTTCTCCGCACACCAGATGGGCAGCTGCCGGATGGGCGACGACCCGGCCACCAGCGTCGCCGACCCGCGCGGCGAGCTGCACGACACCCCGGGCGTGTGGATCGGCGACGCGTCGGCGTTCCCCACCGCCTCCGGCACCAACCCGATGATCACCATCATGGCCCTGGCCTCCCGCACCGCCGAACACATCACCAACACCTGA